Proteins encoded in a region of the Shewanella polaris genome:
- a CDS encoding SO_0444 family Cu/Zn efflux transporter: MLLTNFMHLFLESAPWLLLGLVLAGLLKVFVPMVWMQKQLGGHGMKTVVKAALLGAPLPLCSCGVIPAAVGLRRAGASKAATTSFLVSTPETGVDSITVSYVLLGPFMAIVRPIAAITSAIVAGLLVGRDDDDGIPASTSVKAQTANDSTTSAKPVSSCCGSKSTTSSDSGSEIKSTCKTATSNMQNASVKMTAIKPEAVKHQSVLSPMAPASSLTGNVLEAKQSSCCSSKATDKPIESTPSGCCSSKVKVETASSCCSSKTDSQAEVAPTSSCCAAKVVSHAPSESNDEASCCASTQDLATELKHNSVFSRVLSGLHYAATDLVRDTTLWLLVGLFFAALVQTYVPTDFLVKWGDGILAMLVMVLVSIPMYICATASTPIAAGLLLAGVSPGAVLVFMMAGPATNIATLGVVTKELGKRALYGYLGGVIGVSLVFGVLVNYLVDTFGFEVMPQIGEEHALLPAGVVAVSGIVLAVLMAKVLWDMIPKGNKEKSCCS, translated from the coding sequence ATGTTATTGACCAATTTTATGCACTTATTTTTAGAATCCGCACCATGGTTATTACTGGGTTTGGTGCTAGCTGGGTTGCTTAAAGTGTTTGTGCCTATGGTATGGATGCAAAAGCAACTTGGTGGGCATGGAATGAAAACCGTAGTGAAAGCTGCATTATTAGGCGCACCTTTACCTTTATGCTCGTGTGGCGTTATTCCAGCCGCAGTAGGTTTGCGTCGCGCTGGAGCTTCAAAAGCGGCAACGACTTCGTTTTTAGTGTCGACACCAGAAACGGGAGTTGATTCAATTACTGTGTCGTATGTATTACTTGGACCTTTTATGGCCATAGTGCGACCTATTGCAGCTATTACCAGTGCCATAGTAGCGGGTTTATTGGTGGGGCGTGATGACGATGATGGTATTCCTGCGTCAACATCTGTTAAAGCACAAACGGCAAATGATTCAACAACGAGTGCCAAACCGGTTTCATCATGCTGTGGGTCCAAATCAACTACTAGCTCTGATAGCGGCTCTGAAATAAAATCAACATGTAAAACAGCCACTAGCAACATGCAAAATGCTAGCGTAAAAATGACTGCGATTAAACCAGAAGCAGTTAAGCATCAATCGGTGTTGAGCCCAATGGCGCCAGCGAGTTCGCTAACTGGCAATGTTTTAGAAGCGAAACAGAGTAGCTGTTGTAGCAGCAAAGCAACTGATAAACCTATTGAATCTACACCTTCAGGGTGTTGTAGTAGTAAAGTAAAAGTCGAAACGGCATCAAGCTGTTGCAGTAGCAAAACCGACTCACAAGCTGAAGTGGCACCCACAAGTAGCTGTTGTGCCGCTAAAGTGGTAAGCCATGCGCCGAGCGAAAGTAATGACGAAGCCAGTTGCTGCGCTTCAACTCAAGATTTGGCAACAGAACTGAAGCACAACAGCGTGTTTAGTCGAGTATTATCTGGCTTACATTATGCAGCCACCGATTTGGTTAGAGACACAACGTTGTGGTTATTAGTGGGACTATTTTTTGCTGCACTAGTACAAACGTATGTACCAACTGACTTTTTGGTTAAATGGGGCGATGGTATTTTGGCGATGTTAGTGATGGTATTAGTGTCGATTCCTATGTATATCTGCGCTACTGCCTCAACGCCTATTGCTGCTGGTTTGCTATTAGCAGGTGTGTCGCCTGGTGCGGTATTAGTCTTTATGATGGCAGGGCCAGCGACCAATATTGCCACCTTAGGCGTGGTAACTAAAGAATTAGGTAAACGCGCATTGTATGGCTATTTAGGGGGCGTGATTGGGGTGTCGCTGGTGTTTGGTGTGTTGGTCAATTACTTAGTCGACACGTTTGGTTTTGAAGTCATGCCGCAAATAGGTGAAGAACATGCTTTATTGCCAGCTGGTGTAGTGGCCGTTTCTGGCATCGTGCTTGCTGTGTTAATGGCCAAAGTCTTGTGGGACATGATCCCAAAAGGTAATAAAGAAAAAAGTTGTTGCTCATAA
- a CDS encoding S1/P1 nuclease: protein MKSSVLLNNMLLLAGSVFISLTLSTPAEAFGQLGHRIVGQIAQDNLIPKAQQKINQLTDGESLAQISTWADEIRSDKTWDRAAPWHYISIEDDETWQSVKRNPDGDIIESLQRFEKVLKNPKASQQDKWQALAFYVHFVGDIHQPLHVGHSHDKGGNTIKIKWFGDDTNLHTVWDSKLIEQQQLSYTEYSHFLNRITDKQRTLWVGKSYFQWADESKQLRENTYQLEKNYQGEDDLRFHYVFINTPIIEQRLQQAGIRLAEKLNAIFG from the coding sequence ATGAAATCGTCTGTTTTACTGAATAACATGTTACTGCTTGCTGGCAGTGTATTTATCAGCCTAACACTCAGCACTCCAGCTGAAGCATTTGGTCAATTAGGCCATAGAATTGTGGGCCAAATCGCTCAAGACAATTTAATCCCAAAAGCCCAACAGAAAATAAACCAACTAACGGATGGCGAAAGCTTAGCGCAGATATCGACTTGGGCAGATGAAATTCGCTCCGATAAAACTTGGGATCGTGCGGCGCCATGGCATTATATTTCAATTGAAGACGATGAGACTTGGCAAAGCGTCAAACGCAATCCTGATGGCGATATCATCGAAAGTTTGCAACGTTTTGAAAAAGTATTAAAAAATCCTAAAGCAAGTCAGCAAGATAAGTGGCAAGCATTAGCATTTTACGTACACTTTGTTGGTGATATTCACCAACCTCTTCATGTTGGCCACAGCCATGATAAAGGTGGAAATACAATAAAAATCAAATGGTTTGGTGATGACACTAATCTACATACTGTGTGGGACAGCAAACTAATTGAACAGCAACAATTAAGTTACACAGAATACAGCCATTTTTTAAACCGCATTACAGATAAACAACGCACTTTGTGGGTAGGGAAAAGCTATTTTCAATGGGCTGATGAGTCTAAACAACTAAGAGAAAATACCTACCAATTAGAAAAGAATTATCAAGGCGAAGATGACTTACGTTTTCACTATGTATTTATTAATACGCCGATTATCGAACAACGTTTACAGCAGGCAGGCATCAGATTAGCAGAAAAACTTAACGCGATTTTTGGCTAG
- the zntR gene encoding Zn(2+)-responsive transcriptional regulator: MYRIGELSALYDIKADTLRFYEKHGLLSPSSRSDAGYRLYNHSDSERLKFILRAKAVGFSLNDITELLSIEVDRSNRACAEVKGVVDTKLEQVEAKLAELQHFATSLKSLSNTCCGGPDSAEHCSILEALESSDKHIIAKKEHHHFASSGHKD, encoded by the coding sequence ATGTACCGAATAGGTGAACTGTCTGCCTTGTACGACATTAAGGCTGACACATTACGGTTTTACGAAAAGCACGGTTTGCTGTCGCCATCAAGCCGATCTGATGCCGGATATCGATTGTATAACCACAGCGATTCTGAACGACTTAAATTTATATTACGTGCCAAGGCTGTCGGTTTTTCACTTAACGATATTACCGAGTTATTGTCTATTGAAGTTGATAGGTCTAACCGTGCCTGCGCTGAAGTAAAAGGTGTAGTCGATACCAAGCTTGAGCAAGTAGAAGCCAAATTAGCTGAGTTGCAACATTTTGCGACTTCGCTGAAAAGTTTATCGAATACCTGTTGTGGCGGCCCTGATAGTGCTGAGCATTGCTCAATACTCGAAGCGTTAGAGTCGTCAGATAAGCATATTATTGCCAAAAAAGAACATCATCATTTTGCCTCATCAGGTCATAAGGACTAA
- the purH gene encoding bifunctional phosphoribosylaminoimidazolecarboxamide formyltransferase/IMP cyclohydrolase, protein MNNVRPIRRALLSVSDKTGILEFAQALHAQGVELLSTGGTAKLLADNNIPVIEVSDYTGHPEIMDGRVKTLHPKIHGGILARRGIDEIVMEQNAINPIDLVAVNLYPFAQTVAKPGCTLADAVENIDIGGPTMVRSTAKNHKDTTIVVNAKDYSRVITEMQANNGSTTLATRFDLAIAAFEHTAAYDGMIANYFGTMVPAHSTDECHDDSTFPRTFNSQFVKKQDLRYGENSHQKAAFYVDTQIDEASVASAIQLQGKALSYNNIADTDSALECVKEFEGPACVIVKHANPCGVALGANLLEAYDRAFKTDPTSAFGGIIAFNQELDAQTAQAIVDRQFVEVIIAPKVSQAARDIIAAKANVRLLECGEWNTKTTSLDYKRVNGGLLVQDRDQGMVSLTDVKVVSKRQPTAEQLKDLMFCWKVAKFVKSNAIVYAKDGMTIGVGAGQMSRVYSAKIAGIKAADEGLVVENSVMASDAFFPFRDGIDAAAAAGISCIIQPGGSIRDEEIIAAADEHGMAMVFTGMRHFRH, encoded by the coding sequence ATGAATAATGTCAGACCAATTCGTCGCGCGCTATTAAGCGTATCAGATAAAACTGGAATCCTTGAATTTGCACAAGCGCTGCATGCACAAGGTGTTGAACTCCTATCTACGGGCGGTACTGCAAAATTACTTGCAGACAATAACATCCCGGTAATTGAGGTTTCTGACTACACTGGTCATCCAGAAATTATGGATGGTCGTGTTAAAACCCTACATCCAAAAATCCACGGCGGCATTTTAGCCCGTCGCGGTATTGACGAAATCGTCATGGAACAAAATGCCATTAACCCAATCGATTTGGTTGCGGTTAACCTATACCCATTTGCTCAAACTGTAGCAAAACCAGGTTGCACTTTAGCGGATGCAGTCGAGAACATCGACATTGGCGGCCCTACCATGGTTCGTTCTACAGCTAAAAACCACAAAGACACCACAATTGTGGTTAATGCTAAAGACTACAGCCGCGTCATCACAGAGATGCAAGCCAACAACGGCAGCACTACACTCGCAACACGTTTTGACTTAGCCATTGCAGCCTTTGAACACACCGCTGCATATGACGGTATGATTGCTAATTATTTTGGCACCATGGTTCCTGCACACAGCACTGACGAATGTCATGATGATTCAACATTTCCACGTACTTTCAATAGTCAGTTTGTAAAAAAACAAGACTTACGTTACGGTGAAAACAGTCATCAAAAAGCGGCATTTTACGTCGACACGCAAATTGATGAAGCCTCTGTTGCCAGTGCTATTCAGCTACAAGGTAAGGCTTTGTCTTACAACAATATCGCCGATACCGATTCAGCTCTTGAATGTGTAAAAGAATTCGAAGGCCCAGCCTGCGTTATTGTTAAGCATGCCAACCCTTGTGGTGTGGCATTAGGCGCTAACTTGTTAGAAGCTTATGACCGCGCATTTAAAACTGACCCAACATCAGCATTTGGTGGCATCATCGCCTTTAACCAAGAGTTAGATGCTCAAACGGCACAAGCGATTGTTGACCGTCAGTTTGTTGAAGTCATCATTGCCCCTAAAGTCAGCCAAGCCGCACGCGATATCATTGCAGCAAAAGCTAACGTGCGTTTATTAGAATGTGGTGAATGGAACACTAAAACAACTTCACTTGACTACAAACGCGTTAACGGTGGTTTGTTAGTACAAGACCGCGATCAAGGTATGGTGAGTTTAACCGACGTTAAAGTGGTATCGAAGCGTCAACCAACCGCTGAACAATTAAAAGACTTAATGTTCTGCTGGAAAGTGGCTAAGTTTGTTAAATCTAACGCCATTGTTTACGCCAAAGATGGTATGACCATTGGTGTCGGCGCAGGCCAAATGAGCCGCGTTTATTCTGCTAAGATTGCGGGCATTAAAGCTGCCGATGAAGGCTTAGTGGTTGAAAACTCAGTAATGGCATCAGATGCGTTTTTCCCATTCCGTGATGGTATTGACGCAGCTGCAGCAGCGGGTATTAGTTGTATCATCCAACCGGGTGGTTCAATCCGCGATGAAGAAATCATCGCCGCAGCAGACGAGCACGGTATGGCCATGGTGTTTACTGGCATGCGTCACTTCCGCCACTAA
- a CDS encoding HlyD family secretion protein encodes MSINKRLVLVPSIILALVVAGVYWWSQVRYIESTDNAYVETDISNISVKVPGYIVQSTVVDNQHVNAGELLAQLEDSQFVAKLAQSQAVLASSKANLQTLAAKVDLQQALINQAKAAVVASQSEQLIAKQQLARSQKLKASNYSSQNDVDQLQANFDSASAHVDEAQAALVAKQRELSVFNAQLLEVHADVDQAKASVELANIQLADTRITAPFSGIIGKRGALVGQYVQPGQALFSLVPDSQVWITANFKETQIEHMQPGQHVKVSLDAYPDDIFNGFIDSLAPASGSKFSLLPTENATGNFTKIVQRIPVRIRLERDQPLSTVGRILPGLSAVVKVDTESATQSHALAKSSVGQQAPVTAGH; translated from the coding sequence ATGTCTATCAATAAGCGGTTAGTGTTAGTACCAAGTATTATTTTAGCGTTAGTTGTTGCAGGCGTTTATTGGTGGTCACAAGTTCGTTATATCGAGTCAACGGATAACGCCTATGTTGAGACAGACATTTCTAACATTAGTGTCAAAGTACCAGGCTATATTGTGCAGTCTACTGTGGTTGATAATCAGCATGTCAATGCAGGTGAATTATTAGCACAGCTGGAAGACAGCCAGTTTGTCGCCAAGCTAGCACAAAGCCAAGCGGTGCTAGCCAGCTCGAAAGCTAACTTACAAACTCTGGCAGCTAAAGTTGATTTGCAACAAGCATTAATTAACCAAGCTAAGGCAGCTGTTGTGGCATCTCAGTCTGAACAATTAATTGCCAAACAGCAACTTGCGCGTTCACAAAAGCTAAAAGCCAGTAATTACAGCTCGCAAAATGATGTGGATCAACTGCAAGCCAACTTTGACTCGGCTTCTGCTCATGTAGACGAAGCGCAAGCTGCACTTGTGGCGAAGCAGCGTGAATTGTCGGTATTTAATGCACAGTTGTTGGAAGTTCATGCTGATGTTGATCAAGCCAAAGCCAGTGTAGAGCTGGCTAATATTCAGTTAGCTGATACACGTATTACGGCACCATTTTCCGGCATTATTGGTAAACGTGGTGCCTTAGTGGGCCAATATGTACAGCCAGGACAAGCCCTGTTCAGTTTAGTACCAGACTCACAAGTGTGGATAACGGCTAACTTTAAAGAAACTCAAATAGAGCATATGCAACCTGGTCAACATGTAAAAGTTAGTTTAGATGCTTATCCTGATGATATTTTTAATGGTTTTATTGACAGTTTAGCACCTGCGTCAGGTTCTAAATTTAGTTTGTTACCCACTGAGAATGCTACCGGTAATTTCACTAAAATTGTTCAGCGTATTCCGGTCCGTATTCGTCTTGAGCGCGATCAACCATTATCAACTGTTGGGCGTATTTTGCCTGGATTAAGTGCCGTGGTTAAAGTTGATACTGAATCTGCGACCCAATCACACGCACTAGCTAAGTCATCAGTTGGCCAGCAAGCACCTGTGACAGCAGGACACTAA
- a CDS encoding LysR family transcriptional regulator yields the protein MDLNRVQIFSQVVEQGSFTGAAKALGITKATVSRKVADLEADAGVQLLFRTTRALKLTEAGSSYYHRINKILQDLQNAQDLLSASQQDIKGNLKVICPIELGQLFLGRIFARFLAAYPNITIDAELTNRKVDVIEEGVDFLFQITEQQDSRLQSYSLVTASRVLMASPNYLQKHGTPLVPQDLIHHTAIKLQSAHIDGGWRIFDGTHWLDLDPPAQLKVNNVTFAREAAIEGLGITAVPVFIAQEAIANQQLVPILEDFPMMQTKVTLSFPQRVYLPRKYRVFVEFLYTALFDRWNEGVLEVPDFVTRKSHN from the coding sequence ATGGATCTCAATCGTGTTCAAATATTCTCGCAAGTTGTAGAGCAAGGCAGCTTTACTGGTGCAGCTAAAGCACTTGGGATAACCAAAGCGACGGTAAGCCGTAAGGTGGCAGACTTAGAAGCCGATGCTGGTGTACAGCTGTTGTTTCGAACGACAAGGGCGTTAAAGCTCACTGAAGCTGGGTCGAGTTATTACCATCGCATCAATAAAATTTTGCAAGATTTACAAAATGCTCAAGATCTTCTCAGCGCTAGCCAACAAGACATTAAAGGCAATTTAAAAGTGATTTGTCCTATCGAGTTAGGCCAATTATTTTTAGGTCGTATTTTTGCTCGGTTTCTGGCGGCTTACCCCAACATTACCATTGATGCTGAACTGACAAATCGAAAGGTAGATGTAATTGAAGAAGGGGTCGATTTTCTGTTTCAAATTACTGAGCAACAAGACTCAAGGTTGCAAAGTTATTCACTTGTTACGGCCAGTCGAGTATTGATGGCAAGCCCGAATTACCTACAGAAACATGGCACGCCATTGGTTCCACAAGATTTAATACACCACACAGCAATAAAATTACAATCCGCCCATATAGATGGCGGTTGGCGTATTTTTGATGGAACTCATTGGCTTGACCTTGATCCGCCCGCACAGCTTAAAGTCAATAATGTCACTTTTGCCAGAGAAGCCGCTATTGAAGGATTAGGCATTACGGCCGTACCAGTATTTATTGCACAAGAAGCCATAGCTAATCAACAACTAGTGCCAATTTTGGAAGACTTCCCAATGATGCAAACTAAAGTAACATTGAGTTTTCCTCAACGAGTATATTTACCTAGAAAATACCGCGTTTTTGTAGAGTTTTTATATACTGCATTGTTTGATCGTTGGAATGAAGGAGTGCTTGAGGTTCCAGATTTTGTGACTCGCAAATCTCATAATTAA
- a CDS encoding TonB-dependent receptor, giving the protein MLFNHKMSRLALATCFAMGIALPAMAADTASDIRGHIVGPAGNAVTDAKITIIHQPTGTVTEVPVSASGQFTARGLRVGGPYIIKVDSDAFADTEEGNVYLGLGETFRFNRTLENVTNMERVGVVGSAIFHRSAGGNSDFGEQDIANAPGINRDLKDVLRQNPMAVVGTDGISMSVAGMNPRFNTFVVDGISQNDDFGLNSNGYPTQRSPISIDAVESVALNVSPYSARSGGFTGAQINAVTKSGTNDLSGTVFWETTNDSMAGDGKDQDTGESLTQDFEETTFGGTVGFPLIKDTLFFFGSYENFDAPKSAEWGPQGGGFANESDITSEELTQVQQIAQSVYGLESIGGYTTSPQEKDEKILAKIDWNINDQHRASFTYQSTIGNLTNNMSSSDSSLKLSSTWYDKEETLETYAANLYSDWTDDFSTEIKIAYKDTTTKSKTIDDLGIGMVTVQTYEDSGDNIIFGTDRSRQANELNNQNLELRFVGDYYLGDHDIGFGVQYNSVEVFNLFAQDVLGTWEFDSIDDFENGAVGDFNYQNAISANVNDLSASYNMDTLALFVEDSWDITEDLELTFGMRYETISMSDAPTLNDNFVSRYGFSNNETLDGQDIWLPRVGLKYLLSDDVTLYGGVGRYSGGSPSVWISNSFSNDGNSLLSYNEGWNDTWGTPDFANVPTEAQTGLVGGDGNVNAIDPNFELPSDWRASIGFDSTWDLGALGDDWFVGGEFLYIQKENDLAWVDLARREVNVDGTGRVVYETWDPLANNGAGGNTERYDLMLTNAEDDGSSKTLSFSIAKEWDMGLSMRAGYAYNSVKEGNQGSSSTATSNYQYTPVQYDRNGTTMGTGYYETPHRFTFSLGYDVEFVAGYNSSFNLFYEAREGSPVTWALGSYRDGNLGDQSYFSSSSYYLPYIPTGADDANVEYAGGLTYEEFKAAIDEIGLSEYAGSIAPKGTDNQPWIHQLDFRFTQELPGFTDEHKGILYFDIKNVLNLVNDDWGVVEYQSYNTAKLVDHDYNADTGVYTYSVPYGQDGIETSNHNTYDINQSAWQLKVGVKYKF; this is encoded by the coding sequence ATGTTGTTTAATCATAAGATGAGTCGTCTCGCGCTAGCGACATGTTTTGCTATGGGAATTGCTTTACCAGCAATGGCGGCTGATACCGCATCTGATATCCGAGGTCATATTGTTGGGCCTGCGGGTAATGCCGTTACCGATGCAAAAATTACTATTATCCACCAACCAACAGGCACAGTTACTGAAGTGCCAGTAAGTGCTTCGGGTCAATTTACCGCTCGAGGATTACGTGTTGGCGGTCCTTACATTATTAAAGTCGACTCTGATGCATTTGCAGATACCGAGGAAGGTAATGTATACCTTGGATTGGGCGAAACATTCCGTTTTAACCGGACGCTAGAAAATGTGACCAATATGGAACGTGTTGGCGTCGTTGGCAGTGCAATTTTTCACCGCAGCGCTGGCGGTAACAGTGATTTTGGTGAGCAAGATATCGCTAACGCGCCCGGTATTAACCGTGATTTAAAAGATGTGTTGCGCCAAAACCCAATGGCGGTTGTGGGTACAGATGGTATTTCAATGAGCGTGGCGGGCATGAACCCACGGTTTAACACTTTTGTTGTAGATGGTATTTCTCAAAACGATGATTTTGGACTTAATTCAAATGGCTATCCAACTCAGCGTTCACCTATTTCTATTGATGCAGTAGAGAGTGTTGCGCTTAATGTATCACCTTATTCTGCTCGCAGTGGTGGTTTTACCGGTGCACAAATTAATGCGGTAACTAAGTCGGGTACCAATGATTTATCCGGTACCGTTTTTTGGGAAACTACCAATGACAGCATGGCGGGTGATGGTAAAGATCAAGACACTGGCGAATCATTAACCCAAGATTTTGAAGAAACCACATTTGGTGGAACAGTTGGCTTTCCTTTAATTAAAGATACGTTATTTTTCTTTGGTTCATATGAGAATTTTGATGCGCCAAAGTCGGCAGAATGGGGACCACAAGGCGGCGGTTTTGCCAATGAGTCAGATATAACGTCAGAAGAACTTACTCAGGTTCAACAAATCGCTCAGTCTGTTTATGGTCTTGAAAGCATTGGCGGTTATACCACCTCACCACAAGAAAAAGATGAAAAGATCTTAGCTAAAATAGATTGGAACATTAATGACCAACATCGTGCCAGTTTTACTTACCAATCGACCATAGGTAATTTAACTAACAACATGTCATCGAGTGATTCGTCATTAAAATTATCAAGTACTTGGTATGACAAAGAAGAAACCTTAGAGACTTACGCAGCAAATTTATACAGCGATTGGACTGACGATTTTAGTACAGAAATCAAAATTGCTTACAAAGATACGACCACTAAATCGAAAACAATTGATGATTTAGGCATTGGTATGGTGACAGTGCAAACCTACGAAGATTCAGGTGACAACATAATTTTTGGCACCGATAGATCTCGCCAAGCAAATGAATTAAATAATCAAAATCTTGAGCTACGCTTTGTAGGTGACTACTATTTAGGTGACCATGATATTGGCTTTGGTGTGCAATATAATAGCGTTGAAGTATTTAACTTGTTTGCTCAAGATGTACTGGGTACTTGGGAGTTTGATTCTATTGACGACTTTGAAAATGGCGCGGTAGGTGATTTTAATTATCAAAATGCCATTTCTGCTAATGTGAATGATTTAAGTGCTAGTTATAACATGGACACTTTAGCGTTGTTTGTTGAAGATTCATGGGATATTACTGAAGATTTAGAGCTTACGTTCGGCATGCGTTATGAAACAATTAGTATGTCTGACGCACCTACGTTAAATGATAATTTTGTTAGTCGATATGGATTTTCTAACAACGAAACCTTAGATGGCCAAGATATTTGGTTACCGCGTGTGGGACTTAAATATTTATTAAGCGATGATGTGACCTTATACGGTGGTGTGGGTCGATACAGTGGTGGTTCTCCGTCAGTATGGATTTCAAATAGTTTTTCAAATGATGGCAATAGCTTATTAAGTTATAACGAAGGTTGGAATGACACTTGGGGAACGCCTGATTTTGCTAATGTTCCAACTGAGGCTCAAACGGGTTTAGTGGGTGGTGATGGTAACGTCAATGCTATTGATCCTAACTTTGAATTACCTTCTGACTGGCGTGCAAGTATTGGTTTTGACAGTACGTGGGATTTAGGTGCCTTAGGTGATGATTGGTTTGTAGGCGGTGAATTTTTATATATCCAAAAAGAAAATGACTTAGCGTGGGTTGACTTAGCCCGTCGCGAAGTCAATGTTGATGGTACTGGGCGTGTTGTGTATGAAACATGGGACCCATTAGCTAATAATGGTGCTGGCGGTAATACTGAACGTTATGACCTAATGTTAACCAATGCTGAAGATGATGGTTCAAGTAAAACATTGAGCTTCTCTATTGCTAAAGAGTGGGATATGGGCCTTAGCATGCGTGCTGGTTATGCTTATAACTCAGTTAAAGAAGGCAACCAAGGTTCATCTTCTACAGCAACATCTAACTACCAATATACTCCAGTGCAATACGATCGTAATGGCACAACCATGGGAACTGGGTATTATGAAACACCACATCGTTTCACGTTCAGCTTAGGTTATGACGTGGAATTTGTAGCAGGTTACAACTCAAGCTTTAATTTATTCTATGAGGCGAGAGAAGGTAGTCCAGTAACATGGGCACTAGGTTCATATCGTGATGGTAATTTAGGTGACCAAAGCTATTTTTCTAGTTCATCATATTACTTACCTTATATTCCAACAGGGGCTGATGATGCCAATGTCGAGTATGCTGGTGGATTGACTTATGAGGAATTTAAAGCGGCCATTGATGAAATTGGTTTAAGTGAATATGCAGGAAGTATTGCTCCCAAAGGTACTGACAACCAACCATGGATCCACCAGTTGGACTTCCGTTTTACTCAAGAATTACCAGGGTTTACTGATGAGCATAAAGGTATTTTATACTTTGATATCAAAAATGTGCTTAACCTAGTGAATGATGATTGGGGCGTGGTTGAATACCAAAGCTACAATACGGCTAAATTGGTTGATCATGACTATAATGCTGATACTGGTGTTTATACATATTCAGTACCCTATGGTCAAGATGGTATCGAAACCAGTAATCACAACACTTATGATATCAATCAGTCTGCTTGGCAACTTAAAGTAGGTGTGAAGTACAAGTTTTAA